Proteins encoded within one genomic window of Burkholderiaceae bacterium:
- a CDS encoding Ribonucleotide reductase of class Ia (aerobic), alpha subunit, with translation MQSTSTLSTPHPGSDLRAAAHRPEGAAAQADGGPLAHYQIIRRNGAVVPFEPSKIAIAMMKAFLAVHGTQGAASASVRELVDGLTQAVTRALMRSRPGGGTFHIEDVQDQVELGLMRGGHHEVARAYVLYRERRAQERARHAAEAAPQATVLHVVEDGERVPLDPQRLTKLIESACAGLGQDVQPEPIVAETMRNLYDGVPMDEVYKAAILAARTLIEKDPDYTYATARLLLHTMAREVLGAQAAASDLAQQYADYFPRCIRRGVEAELLDERLLQFDLQRLGAALRPERDLKFDYLGLQTLYDRYFLHVKKTRIELPQVFFMRVAMGLALNEIDREARAIEFYEVLSSFDFMSSTPTLFNSGTLRSQLSSCYLTTVPDDLDGIYESIKENALLSKFAGGLGNDWTRVRALGSYIKGTNGESQGVVPFLKVVNDTAVAVNQGGKRKGAVCTYLESWHLDIEEFLELRKNTGDDRRRTHDMNTANWVPDLFMRRVMENGPWTLFSPNCVPDLHDKFGADFERAYVAYEERAARGEIKPTRTIQAVDLWRKMLTMLFETGHPWITFKDACNVRSPQQHAGVVHSSNLCTEITLNTSDAETAVCNLGSVNLLNHLTDGAEGAGKVLDHGKLKKTVATAMRMLDNVIDINYYAVKKARDSNLRHRPVGLGLMGFQDALYELRIPYASDAAVEFADRSMEAICYHAYWASTDLAAERGRYSSYKGSLWDRGVLPLDTLGLLEAARGGYVEVDRSSSLDWDALRRKIAADGMRNSNCVAIAPTATISNIIGVDASIEPCFGNLSVKSNLSGEFTVINHYLVRDLKRLDLWDDVMVMDLKHFDGSLKAIDRVPQDIKALYATAFEVEPRWLVEAAARRQKWIDQAQSLNIYMAGASGKKLDDTYKLAWLRGIKTTYYLRTLSATHAEKSTIKAGRLNAVSSITTDAADGAMSALDAAAAAARAQLDSAPATDVKFCGVDDPGCEACQ, from the coding sequence ATGCAATCGACTTCGACCCTCTCTACCCCCCATCCCGGCAGCGACCTGCGTGCTGCCGCGCACCGCCCCGAAGGCGCAGCCGCCCAGGCCGACGGCGGACCGCTCGCGCACTATCAGATCATCCGCCGCAACGGCGCCGTGGTGCCGTTCGAGCCGAGCAAGATCGCGATCGCGATGATGAAGGCGTTTCTGGCGGTGCACGGCACGCAGGGCGCGGCGTCGGCCAGCGTGCGCGAACTGGTCGACGGCCTGACCCAGGCCGTGACGCGCGCGCTGATGCGCTCTCGTCCGGGCGGCGGTACCTTCCATATCGAGGACGTGCAGGACCAGGTCGAGCTCGGCCTGATGCGCGGCGGCCACCACGAGGTCGCCCGCGCCTATGTGCTGTATCGCGAGCGGCGCGCGCAGGAGCGCGCGCGTCATGCGGCCGAGGCCGCGCCGCAGGCAACCGTGCTGCATGTGGTGGAAGACGGCGAACGCGTGCCGCTCGACCCGCAGCGGCTGACGAAGCTGATCGAATCCGCCTGCGCCGGCTTAGGGCAAGACGTGCAGCCCGAGCCCATCGTCGCCGAGACCATGCGCAATCTGTATGACGGCGTGCCGATGGACGAGGTGTACAAGGCGGCGATCCTGGCCGCGCGCACGCTGATCGAGAAGGACCCCGACTACACCTATGCGACCGCGCGGCTGCTGCTGCACACGATGGCGCGCGAGGTGCTGGGCGCGCAGGCTGCCGCCTCCGATCTCGCGCAGCAGTACGCCGACTACTTTCCGCGCTGCATCCGCCGCGGCGTCGAGGCCGAGTTGCTCGACGAGCGGCTGCTGCAGTTCGACCTGCAGCGGCTCGGCGCGGCCCTCCGGCCCGAGCGCGACCTGAAGTTCGACTACCTCGGGCTACAGACCCTGTACGACCGCTATTTCCTGCACGTGAAGAAGACCCGGATCGAGCTGCCGCAGGTGTTCTTCATGCGGGTGGCGATGGGCCTGGCGCTGAACGAGATCGACCGCGAAGCCCGCGCGATCGAGTTCTACGAGGTGCTGTCGTCGTTCGACTTCATGAGCAGCACGCCGACCCTGTTCAACAGCGGCACGCTGCGCTCGCAGCTCTCGTCCTGCTATCTGACCACCGTGCCCGACGATCTGGACGGCATCTACGAGTCGATCAAGGAGAACGCGCTGCTGTCGAAGTTCGCCGGCGGCCTCGGCAACGACTGGACGCGGGTGCGCGCTTTAGGCTCGTACATCAAGGGCACAAACGGCGAATCGCAGGGCGTGGTGCCGTTCCTGAAGGTGGTCAACGACACGGCGGTAGCGGTGAACCAGGGCGGCAAGCGCAAGGGCGCGGTCTGCACCTACCTGGAGAGCTGGCACCTGGACATCGAGGAGTTCCTCGAGCTGCGCAAGAACACCGGTGACGACCGGCGCCGCACGCACGACATGAACACCGCGAACTGGGTGCCGGACCTGTTCATGCGCCGGGTGATGGAAAACGGTCCGTGGACGCTGTTCTCGCCGAACTGCGTACCCGACCTGCACGACAAGTTCGGTGCGGATTTCGAGCGCGCCTACGTCGCCTACGAAGAGCGCGCGGCGCGTGGCGAGATCAAGCCGACACGCACGATCCAGGCGGTCGACCTGTGGCGCAAGATGCTGACCATGCTGTTCGAGACCGGCCATCCGTGGATCACGTTCAAGGATGCCTGCAACGTGCGCTCCCCGCAGCAGCACGCGGGCGTGGTGCATTCGTCGAACCTGTGCACCGAGATCACGCTGAACACCAGCGACGCCGAGACCGCGGTCTGCAATCTCGGCTCGGTGAACCTGCTCAACCACCTGACCGACGGCGCGGAGGGCGCCGGCAAGGTGCTCGACCACGGGAAGCTGAAGAAGACCGTCGCGACCGCGATGCGCATGCTCGACAACGTGATCGACATCAACTACTACGCGGTGAAGAAGGCACGCGACTCGAACCTGCGCCATCGCCCGGTCGGGCTGGGGCTGATGGGGTTCCAGGACGCGCTGTACGAGCTGCGCATCCCGTATGCGTCCGATGCCGCGGTCGAATTTGCCGACCGGTCGATGGAAGCGATCTGCTACCACGCGTACTGGGCGTCGACCGATCTGGCCGCCGAGCGCGGCCGCTATTCAAGCTACAAGGGCTCACTGTGGGACCGCGGCGTGCTGCCGCTCGACACACTGGGGCTGCTGGAAGCGGCGCGCGGGGGCTATGTCGAGGTCGACCGCTCCAGCTCGCTGGACTGGGACGCGCTGCGCCGCAAGATCGCCGCGGACGGCATGCGCAACTCCAACTGCGTGGCGATCGCGCCGACCGCGACGATTTCCAACATCATCGGCGTGGACGCATCGATCGAGCCCTGCTTCGGCAACCTGTCGGTCAAGTCGAACCTGTCGGGCGAGTTCACCGTCATCAATCACTACCTGGTGCGCGACCTGAAGCGCCTGGACCTGTGGGACGACGTGATGGTGATGGACCTGAAACACTTCGACGGTTCGCTGAAGGCGATCGACCGGGTGCCGCAGGACATCAAGGCGCTGTACGCGACCGCGTTCGAGGTCGAGCCGCGCTGGCTGGTCGAAGCCGCCGCCAGACGCCAGAAATGGATCGACCAGGCGCAGAGCCTGAACATCTACATGGCCGGTGCCTCAGGCAAGAAGCTCGACGACACCTACAAGCTGGCCTGGCTGCGCGGCATCAAGACCACCTACTACCTGCGCACGCTGAGCGCGACGCATGCGGAGAAGTCGACGATCAAGGCGGGCCGGCTCAACGCGGTGTCATCGATCACGACGGACGCGGCCGACGGCGCGATGAGCGCGCTCGATGCGGCCGCCGCCGCGGCGCGCGCGCAACTCGACAGTGCGCCGGCCACCGACGTGAAATTCTGCGGGGTCGACGACCCGGGTTGCGAAGCGTGTCAGTGA
- a CDS encoding 1,6-anhydro-N-acetylmuramyl-L-alanine amidase, which yields MPATTAPEPPRADALWRGGWYRFARALRSPNAGRRPAGALIDLVVLHSISLPPGRYGGDEVQALFTNTLDWDADPYFESIRGIEVSAHFYIRRDGALWQFVDCDERAWHAGSSQYRGRADCNDDSIGIELEGLEDDPFESPQYDTLAGLCAAIAQRYPIAHVAGHEHVAPGRKHDPGSGFDWALLQRSVGWPPRCFPAGVLSSAAG from the coding sequence ATGCCCGCGACGACGGCGCCTGAGCCGCCTCGCGCCGACGCGCTTTGGCGCGGCGGCTGGTACCGGTTCGCGCGCGCGCTGCGTTCGCCCAATGCGGGCCGGCGTCCCGCGGGCGCGTTGATCGACCTGGTCGTGCTGCACTCGATCAGCCTGCCGCCGGGCCGGTACGGCGGTGACGAGGTGCAGGCGCTGTTCACGAACACGCTCGATTGGGACGCCGACCCGTACTTCGAGTCGATCCGCGGCATCGAGGTATCGGCCCATTTCTACATCCGCCGCGACGGCGCATTGTGGCAGTTCGTCGATTGCGACGAACGGGCCTGGCACGCTGGCAGCTCGCAGTACCGCGGCCGCGCCGACTGCAACGACGACTCGATCGGCATCGAGCTCGAGGGGCTCGAGGACGATCCGTTCGAGTCGCCGCAATACGACACGCTGGCCGGCCTGTGCGCGGCGATCGCGCAGCGCTACCCGATCGCTCATGTCGCCGGCCACGAGCATGTCGCGCCGGGCCGCAAGCACGATCCGGGCAGCGGCTTCGACTGGGCGCTTTTGCAACGCTCCGTGGGCTGGCCGCCTCGGTGTTTTCCCGCAGGCGTGCTGTCTTCGGCGGCCGGTTAA
- a CDS encoding Two-component system response regulator protein produces the protein MAVSGSPSSSARVLVVDDEPDLRALYELTLSREGHQVDAAATLSEARQLLAQGPFDVVITDMRLPDGRGMQLLLDLQAGARPERCIVMTAYGSAENAVEALKAGAFDYLTKPVDLKQFRTVVASAIHDQAPAARGAHRTAAARTGDAAPAQARNGEPAALQRLVGDSEVMRRVKERIVKIARSMAPVLVRGESGTGKELVARAIHGCSHRADGPFVAVNCGAIPENLLEAEFFGAKKGSYTGAAQDRDGYFQAARGGTLFLDEIGDLPLAMQSKLLRAIQERSVRALGSTQEDAVDARIVSATHKDLAADVAAGRFRQDLYYRLNVIEIAVPALRERRDDLPALCEALLAKIAQESGMPAPPLSTEVLAQLSAHPLDGNVRELENLLHRAVALSDGDELQLDEGAPPASAPATASGPAEVPSDLQSYLDQQEREVLLRTLTEAGFNRAAARLGLNLRQIRYRIARLNITVPQDDDARDDGA, from the coding sequence ATGGCTGTCTCCGGTTCGCCCTCCTCCTCGGCGCGGGTCCTGGTCGTCGACGACGAGCCCGACCTGCGCGCGCTGTACGAGCTCACGCTGTCGCGCGAGGGCCATCAGGTCGACGCGGCGGCCACGCTGTCCGAGGCGCGGCAGCTGCTCGCGCAGGGGCCGTTCGACGTGGTGATCACCGACATGCGCCTGCCCGATGGCCGCGGCATGCAACTGCTGCTGGATCTGCAGGCCGGCGCGCGGCCCGAGCGCTGCATCGTGATGACCGCGTATGGCTCCGCCGAAAACGCGGTCGAGGCGCTGAAGGCCGGCGCGTTCGACTACCTGACCAAGCCGGTCGACCTCAAGCAGTTTCGCACCGTGGTCGCATCGGCGATCCACGACCAGGCGCCGGCCGCGCGCGGTGCGCACCGCACCGCTGCCGCGCGCACCGGCGATGCGGCGCCCGCGCAGGCGCGCAATGGCGAGCCGGCGGCGCTGCAGCGTCTCGTCGGCGACTCCGAGGTGATGCGCCGGGTCAAGGAGCGGATCGTCAAGATCGCGCGCAGCATGGCGCCGGTGCTGGTGCGCGGCGAATCCGGCACCGGCAAGGAGTTGGTCGCGCGTGCGATCCATGGCTGCAGCCATCGCGCCGACGGACCGTTCGTCGCGGTGAACTGCGGCGCGATCCCCGAGAACCTGCTCGAAGCCGAGTTCTTCGGCGCGAAGAAGGGTTCGTATACCGGCGCGGCGCAGGACCGCGACGGCTACTTCCAGGCGGCGCGCGGCGGCACGCTGTTTCTCGACGAAATCGGCGACCTGCCGCTGGCGATGCAGTCCAAGCTGCTGCGCGCGATCCAGGAGCGCAGCGTGCGCGCGCTTGGTTCGACCCAGGAAGACGCGGTCGACGCGCGCATCGTCAGCGCGACGCACAAGGACCTCGCCGCCGACGTCGCCGCCGGGCGCTTCCGCCAGGATCTGTACTACCGGTTGAACGTGATCGAGATCGCGGTGCCTGCGCTGCGCGAACGCCGCGACGACCTGCCGGCGCTGTGCGAAGCGCTGCTGGCGAAGATCGCGCAGGAATCGGGCATGCCGGCGCCGCCGCTGTCGACCGAGGTGCTCGCGCAGCTGTCCGCGCACCCGCTCGACGGCAATGTGCGTGAGCTGGAGAACCTGCTGCACCGCGCCGTCGCCTTGAGCGATGGCGATGAGCTGCAACTGGACGAAGGCGCGCCGCCTGCGTCCGCGCCCGCCACGGCGTCGGGCCCGGCCGAGGTGCCGAGCGACCTGCAGAGCTACCTGGACCAGCAGGAACGCGAGGTGCTGTTGCGCACGCTGACCGAGGCTGGCTTCAACCGGGCCGCGGCTCGGCTCGGGCTGAACCTGCGCCAGATCCGCTACCGGATCGCCCGGCTCAACATCACCGTGCCGCAGGACGACGATGCCCGCGACGACGGCGCCTGA
- a CDS encoding Multi-sensor signal transduction histidine kinase: MVASRLPDSSWFGPLEPERGGRPSQQNPALVRLWRSFMSGRAVVAMLLLLLQAAIYALGPSGGRVPLLLCVGYLAATLLVRLFARPRAPGRNFDRQWVFTIGVDVAVFSALQLYQPFSALNYTPLFALPVLLASVLGSLLLALGTAAGVTLILLGAAWHHALLFPADATSQFLQQGLTGMALFIVALITHQLAVRLVREEVRARRSGVAARIQSLVNELVIESLTDGVLVVDRRNTVRAANPAALQLLGGRGAPRHAPFALDADPAWHGVADLARLTFLQRGNQIADLAIEHAGHNSSRVRARTRLTPSHDNDLQSLCVMFLQDLREMEARLRTERLAAMGRVSAAVAHEIRNPLAAIAQANALLDEELAEPAHKRLTQMVRQNAQRLSRIVDDVLDVSRAHQTGDAVASPRIALDATVRAVCLDWARHARGGRQFGLMLDAGQRQVAFDAEHLRRVLVNLLDNALRYASTASDALQVATHGSIRGQATLQVWSDGAPLEPSVQRHLFEPFFSSESRSSGLGLYICRELCERHGAVIGYERTRRDTAQGNREGNEFFVAFRSDAGAV; this comes from the coding sequence ATGGTCGCGAGCAGACTGCCCGACAGTTCCTGGTTCGGCCCGCTCGAGCCGGAGCGCGGCGGCCGCCCGTCGCAGCAGAATCCGGCGCTGGTCCGGCTGTGGCGCAGCTTCATGAGCGGCCGCGCGGTGGTCGCCATGCTGCTCTTGCTGCTGCAGGCGGCGATCTACGCGCTTGGGCCGTCCGGCGGCCGGGTGCCGCTGCTGCTGTGCGTCGGCTACCTCGCCGCGACGCTGCTGGTGCGCTTGTTCGCCCGCCCCAGGGCGCCGGGCCGCAATTTCGACCGGCAATGGGTGTTCACGATCGGCGTGGACGTCGCGGTGTTCTCCGCGCTGCAGTTGTACCAACCTTTCAGCGCGCTGAACTACACGCCGCTGTTCGCGCTGCCGGTGCTGCTCGCGTCGGTGCTCGGCTCGCTGCTGCTGGCGCTGGGCACGGCGGCCGGCGTGACGCTGATCCTGCTCGGCGCCGCCTGGCACCACGCGCTGCTGTTCCCCGCCGACGCGACGTCGCAGTTCCTGCAGCAGGGGCTGACCGGCATGGCGCTGTTCATCGTCGCGCTGATCACGCACCAGCTTGCGGTGCGGCTGGTGCGCGAGGAGGTGCGCGCGCGGCGCAGCGGCGTGGCGGCGCGGATCCAGAGCCTGGTCAACGAGTTGGTGATCGAGAGCCTGACCGACGGGGTGCTGGTGGTCGATCGGCGCAACACGGTGCGCGCGGCGAATCCGGCGGCGCTGCAACTGCTCGGCGGCCGCGGCGCGCCGCGGCACGCGCCGTTCGCGCTCGACGCCGATCCGGCCTGGCATGGCGTGGCCGATCTGGCCCGGCTCACGTTCCTGCAGCGCGGCAACCAGATCGCCGACCTCGCGATCGAGCACGCCGGCCACAACAGCAGCCGGGTGCGCGCGCGCACCCGGCTCACGCCGAGCCACGACAACGATCTGCAAAGCCTGTGCGTGATGTTCCTGCAGGACCTGCGCGAGATGGAGGCACGGCTGCGCACCGAACGTCTCGCCGCGATGGGACGGGTCTCGGCCGCGGTCGCGCACGAGATCCGCAACCCGCTGGCCGCGATCGCGCAGGCGAATGCATTGCTCGATGAGGAACTGGCCGAGCCGGCGCACAAGCGCCTGACGCAGATGGTGCGACAGAACGCGCAGCGGCTGTCGCGCATCGTCGATGACGTGCTCGACGTGTCGCGCGCCCATCAGACGGGCGACGCGGTGGCATCGCCCAGGATCGCGCTCGATGCAACGGTGCGCGCTGTCTGCCTCGACTGGGCGCGCCACGCGCGCGGCGGCCGCCAGTTCGGATTGATGCTCGACGCCGGGCAGCGGCAAGTCGCGTTCGATGCCGAACACCTGCGCCGGGTGCTGGTGAACCTGCTCGACAACGCGTTGCGTTATGCGAGCACGGCGTCCGACGCGCTGCAGGTCGCGACCCATGGGTCGATCCGCGGCCAGGCGACGCTGCAGGTCTGGAGCGACGGCGCACCGCTCGAACCGAGCGTGCAGCGTCACCTGTTCGAGCCGTTTTTCTCGTCGGAGAGCCGCTCCAGCGGCCTGGGCCTGTACATCTGCCGCGAGTTGTGCGAGCGCCACGGCGCGGTGATCGGCTACGAGCGCACCCGGCGCGACACTGCGCAGGGCAACCGCGAGGGCAACGAGTTCTTCGTCGCGTTCCGCTCGGACGCCGGCGCGGTTTGA
- a CDS encoding Inner membrane protein YpjD, translated as MILAPASLVTALSVAAAVAYAVPAAGAARIGAAAARGWLALAWLLHAVVLGLGLFGAAPRFGFAPALSMTAWLVLTLYGVESRLIPQLRVRWALAALGAVAVLLALFFPGAELRDVSFWLPLHLALGLASYGLFAAAVLHGWLMGRAESEIRQAADPQAGVPLLMLERLTFRFVVAGFVLLSATLLAGWLFEEALYGRPGGGWHWDHKTVFSILAWLTFAVLLLGRARFGWRGRRAVRFLYAGSGLLLLAYVGSRFVLEVILRRSP; from the coding sequence ATGATTTTAGCCCCTGCGAGCCTCGTCACCGCGCTGTCGGTCGCGGCGGCGGTGGCCTATGCGGTGCCCGCGGCGGGTGCCGCGCGCATCGGCGCGGCGGCGGCCCGGGGCTGGCTCGCGCTGGCCTGGCTGCTGCACGCGGTGGTGCTCGGCCTCGGATTGTTCGGCGCCGCGCCGCGGTTCGGCTTCGCACCCGCGCTGTCGATGACCGCCTGGCTGGTGTTGACGCTCTACGGCGTCGAAAGCCGGCTGATTCCGCAGCTGCGCGTGCGCTGGGCGCTGGCGGCGCTGGGCGCCGTCGCGGTGCTGCTGGCGTTGTTCTTTCCCGGCGCCGAGCTGCGCGATGTCTCGTTCTGGTTGCCGCTGCACCTGGCGCTGGGGCTCGCGTCGTACGGCCTGTTCGCGGCCGCGGTGCTGCACGGCTGGCTGATGGGACGTGCCGAAAGCGAGATCCGCCAGGCCGCCGACCCGCAGGCCGGCGTGCCGCTGTTGATGCTCGAGCGCCTGACGTTCCGTTTCGTCGTCGCCGGTTTCGTGCTGCTGTCGGCAACGCTGCTGGCCGGCTGGCTGTTCGAGGAGGCGCTGTACGGCCGGCCCGGCGGCGGCTGGCATTGGGACCACAAGACGGTGTTTTCGATCCTGGCCTGGCTCACGTTCGCGGTGCTGCTGCTCGGCCGCGCACGCTTCGGCTGGCGCGGACGGCGCGCGGTGCGCTTCCTGTATGCGGGCTCCGGCCTGCTGCTGCTGGCCTATGTCGGCTCGCGCTTCGTGCTCGAGGTGATTCTGCGGCGCAGCCCATGA
- a CDS encoding Signal recognition particle protein Ffh, which yields MASALTDKLSRLVKEMRGQARITEANVQDMLREVRMALLEADVALPVVRDFVARVKEKALGQEVLGSLSPGQALVGIVHRELAHTMGEGVSDINLAAQPPAVILMAGLQGAGKTTTTAKLAKHLITKRKKKVLTVSGDVYRPAAIEQLKTVTAQAGAEWFPSTPEQQPVEIARAALDHAKRHFFDVLLVDTAGRLAIDEALMREIRELHAALQPVETLFVVDAMQGQDAVNTARAFKEALPLTGIVLTKLDGDSRGGAALSVRAITGAPIKFAGTSEKLDGLEVFDAERHAGRILGMGDIVALVEQVSAGVDIDAAKKLAAKVKSGGFDLNDFLSQIQQMKQMGGLSTLLDKLPAQMAAKAGQVDMDRAERDIRRKEGIICSMTRQERRKPELIKAARKRRIAAGAGVQVQEVNRLLNEFEQMQGMMKKMKGAGMMKMMKRLGGMKGTPKLPF from the coding sequence ATGGCCTCTGCACTCACCGACAAACTCTCCCGCCTGGTCAAGGAAATGCGCGGCCAGGCGCGCATCACCGAAGCGAACGTGCAGGACATGCTGCGCGAGGTGCGCATGGCGCTGCTCGAAGCCGATGTCGCGCTGCCGGTGGTGCGAGACTTCGTTGCCCGCGTGAAGGAGAAGGCGCTGGGCCAGGAGGTGCTCGGCTCGCTGTCGCCGGGGCAGGCGCTGGTCGGCATCGTCCATCGCGAGCTCGCGCACACCATGGGCGAGGGCGTGAGCGACATCAACCTGGCCGCGCAGCCGCCGGCGGTGATCCTGATGGCCGGCCTGCAGGGCGCGGGCAAGACCACGACCACCGCGAAGCTCGCGAAGCACCTGATCACCAAGCGCAAGAAGAAGGTGCTGACCGTCTCCGGCGACGTGTACCGGCCAGCGGCGATCGAGCAGCTGAAGACCGTCACCGCGCAGGCCGGGGCCGAGTGGTTCCCGAGCACGCCGGAGCAGCAGCCGGTCGAGATCGCGCGCGCCGCGCTCGATCACGCGAAGCGCCACTTCTTCGACGTGCTGCTGGTCGATACCGCCGGCCGCCTCGCGATCGACGAGGCGCTGATGCGCGAGATCCGCGAACTGCATGCGGCGCTGCAACCGGTGGAAACGCTGTTCGTGGTCGATGCGATGCAGGGCCAGGACGCGGTGAACACCGCGCGCGCGTTCAAGGAGGCGCTGCCGCTGACCGGCATCGTGTTGACAAAATTAGACGGAGACTCACGCGGCGGCGCGGCGCTGTCGGTGCGGGCGATCACCGGCGCGCCGATCAAGTTCGCCGGCACCAGCGAGAAGCTCGATGGCCTGGAGGTGTTCGACGCCGAACGCCACGCCGGGCGCATCCTCGGCATGGGCGACATCGTCGCGCTGGTCGAGCAGGTGTCGGCCGGGGTCGACATCGATGCCGCGAAGAAGCTGGCGGCCAAGGTCAAGAGCGGCGGCTTCGACCTGAACGACTTCCTGAGCCAGATCCAGCAGATGAAGCAGATGGGCGGTCTGTCCACGCTGCTCGACAAACTGCCGGCACAGATGGCGGCGAAGGCGGGACAGGTCGATATGGACCGCGCCGAGCGCGACATCCGGCGCAAGGAAGGCATCATCTGCAGCATGACGCGGCAGGAGCGCCGCAAACCCGAGTTGATCAAGGCCGCGCGCAAACGCCGCATCGCGGCCGGCGCCGGCGTTCAGGTGCAGGAAGTGAACCGCCTGCTGAACGAGTTCGAGCAGATGCAGGGGATGATGAAGAAGATGAAGGGCGCCGGCATGATGAAGATGATGAAGCGCCTCGGCGGCATGAAGGGCACGCCCAAGCTCCCGTTTTGA
- a CDS encoding tRNA-i(6)A37 methylthiotransferase, whose protein sequence is MSKRVFIKTFGCQMNEYDSDKMLDVLHAAEGYEATENVDDADLILFNTCSVREKAQEKVFADLGRVKHLKSRGVRIGVGGCVASQEGAAIVERAPYVDLVFGPQTLHRLPALLAAREREGRPQVDIRFPEIEKFDHLPPPRVEGPTAFVSIMEGCSKYCSFCVVPYTRGEEVSRPLDDVLTEVADLADQGVREVTLLGQNVNAWRGKMDGAGENGDSGERADFALLLEYVAEIPGIARIRYTTSHPREFTPRLIEAYARIPKLVSHLHLPVQHGSDRILAAMKRGYTVLEYKSIVRRLRAVRPDLAISSDFIVGFPGESDGDFERLMALVDDIGYDSSFSFLYSPRPGTPAAELRDDTPHEVKQARLAWLQARIDENVRAISARRLGTVQRVLIEGPARKDPTLVAGRTECNRLVLLPAAPGLIGEMVDVRITEATQRWLRGEVLAPIEAEAA, encoded by the coding sequence ATGAGCAAGAGAGTCTTTATCAAAACCTTCGGCTGCCAGATGAACGAGTACGACTCGGACAAGATGCTGGACGTGCTGCACGCGGCCGAGGGCTACGAGGCGACCGAGAACGTTGACGACGCCGACCTGATCCTGTTCAACACCTGCTCGGTGCGCGAAAAGGCGCAGGAGAAGGTGTTCGCCGACCTGGGCCGCGTGAAGCACCTCAAAAGCCGCGGCGTGCGCATCGGCGTCGGCGGCTGCGTTGCGAGCCAGGAGGGCGCGGCGATCGTGGAGCGCGCGCCTTATGTGGACCTGGTGTTCGGCCCGCAGACGCTGCACCGGCTTCCCGCGCTGCTGGCGGCGCGCGAGCGCGAAGGCCGGCCGCAGGTCGACATCCGCTTTCCCGAGATCGAGAAGTTCGACCACCTGCCGCCGCCTCGCGTCGAAGGCCCGACCGCGTTCGTCTCGATCATGGAAGGCTGCAGCAAGTACTGCAGCTTCTGCGTCGTGCCGTACACGCGTGGCGAGGAGGTCAGCCGCCCGCTGGACGACGTGCTGACGGAGGTCGCGGATCTCGCCGACCAGGGCGTGCGCGAGGTCACGCTGCTCGGGCAGAACGTGAACGCCTGGCGCGGCAAGATGGACGGTGCGGGTGAGAATGGCGATAGCGGCGAGCGCGCCGACTTCGCGCTGCTGCTCGAATACGTGGCCGAGATTCCGGGGATCGCACGCATCCGCTACACCACCAGCCACCCGCGCGAATTCACGCCGCGGCTGATCGAGGCCTATGCGCGAATCCCGAAGCTGGTCAGCCACCTGCACCTGCCGGTGCAGCACGGTTCGGACCGCATCCTGGCGGCGATGAAGCGCGGCTACACCGTGCTCGAATACAAGAGCATCGTGCGGCGCCTGCGCGCGGTGCGCCCCGATCTGGCGATCTCCAGCGACTTCATCGTCGGCTTCCCCGGCGAGAGCGACGGCGACTTCGAGCGGCTGATGGCGCTGGTGGACGACATCGGCTACGACAGCTCGTTCTCGTTCCTGTACAGCCCGCGCCCCGGCACGCCGGCGGCCGAGCTGCGCGACGACACGCCGCACGAGGTCAAGCAGGCAAGGCTCGCGTGGCTGCAGGCGCGGATCGACGAGAACGTGCGCGCGATCAGCGCAAGGCGCCTGGGCACGGTGCAGCGGGTGCTGATCGAAGGCCCGGCGCGCAAAGACCCGACGCTGGTCGCCGGCCGCACCGAATGCAACCGGCTGGTGCTGCTTCCCGCCGCACCGGGACTGATCGGCGAGATGGTCGACGTGCGCATCACCGAGGCGACGCAGCGCTGGCTGCGCGGCGAGGTGCTGGCGCCGATCGAGGCCGAGGCGGCTTGA
- a CDS encoding acetyltransferase, producing the protein MTGLRIERLARTHAVDAFDCGEPALNRFLTRHALASQQADAGTTYVGLAGDAVVGFHTLVVGEVSFEEAPARLAKGLARHPVPLMLLARLAVHREWQGQGLGAGLLKDALRRTAQAADIVGIRALAVHAKDEAARAFYRHFDFIDSPTDPLHLYLLMKDLRRYVK; encoded by the coding sequence GTGACGGGGCTGCGCATCGAACGGCTGGCCCGCACGCATGCGGTGGATGCCTTCGATTGCGGCGAGCCGGCGCTCAATCGCTTTCTAACCCGCCACGCGCTGGCCAGCCAGCAGGCCGATGCCGGCACCACCTACGTGGGCTTGGCCGGCGATGCGGTGGTCGGCTTTCATACGCTGGTGGTGGGCGAGGTGAGTTTCGAAGAGGCGCCGGCGCGCCTCGCCAAGGGTCTGGCGCGCCATCCGGTGCCGCTGATGCTGCTGGCGCGGCTGGCCGTGCATCGCGAATGGCAAGGGCAGGGCCTCGGCGCGGGCCTGCTCAAGGATGCGCTGCGACGCACCGCGCAGGCGGCGGACATCGTCGGCATCCGCGCGCTGGCGGTGCACGCAAAGGACGAGGCGGCACGCGCGTTCTACCGCCACTTCGATTTCATCGACTCGCCCACCGACCCGCTGCATCTCTATTTGCTGATGAAGGATCTGCGGCGCTACGTGAAATAG